The following coding sequences are from one Fusibacter sp. A1 window:
- the recQ gene encoding DNA helicase RecQ encodes MKIHDLLKRYYGYDSFRDNQETIINTISTGKDALVIMPTGGGKSVCYQIPALVFSGLTVVISPLIALMKDQVEALNQNGIAATFLNSSLTAGETRDRVHGISQGKYKLVYVAPEGLMTGAFLEASREVVIDFVAVDEAHCISQWGHDFRPSYRSIPTWISRLPKRPVVAAFTATATQAVKEDISTLLELYHPRSYVSGVDRENLIYRVVKPHSKFDYLSKWLKDIPKEHTGIIYCATRKSVEQVAGKLVKEGIAAGFYHGGLDPVTRNRVQDEFMLDQKRIIVATNAFGMGVDKPDVRFVIHYNMPKNMEAYYQEAGRAGRDGEESDCILMYDSSDIVKQKMLITQNSTDRERLTIQMTNLQTLIDYCNTNNCLRGEIQHYFGETIETIHCNSCSNCLDESEEIDCTESAQKILSCIYRMGQRFGINLVVEVLRGAKTQKVKTFKFDELSTYGLLKHESIPVVKELIMFLIAKGHILMSTDEFPVLKLSGSARDVLKGSEKIVMKQTRLDIKEKKTSKKRASTHAGHPELYDILVSQRAEIAQAKGVPLYVVFANAVLSDLASYLPTTKEEFLKIKGIGEKKYDTYGETFMSLIRDYVSEKKINPDEVLVEEIEVVSLDESPNKGLSHDEKYDLTLRYYQSGLSIEEIAAKWGYQATTIVGHLEKLEEKGHRIEWDDLVDETVEIEVLKAIDGVGLAALKPIKDALPDKISYTDIRTVIAKNKLK; translated from the coding sequence ATGAAAATACATGATTTATTAAAAAGGTATTATGGCTACGATTCGTTCAGAGACAATCAAGAGACCATTATCAATACGATATCGACAGGAAAAGACGCTTTGGTCATCATGCCGACAGGCGGGGGGAAATCGGTCTGTTATCAGATTCCCGCTCTAGTTTTCAGCGGACTCACAGTCGTGATTTCTCCGCTGATCGCTCTGATGAAAGATCAGGTGGAGGCGCTAAACCAAAATGGAATAGCCGCGACATTTTTAAACAGCTCACTAACAGCGGGCGAAACCAGAGATAGGGTTCATGGTATCTCACAAGGTAAGTATAAGTTGGTTTATGTGGCTCCAGAGGGCTTGATGACAGGTGCCTTTCTTGAAGCTTCTAGAGAGGTCGTGATCGATTTTGTCGCTGTGGATGAGGCGCACTGTATCAGTCAATGGGGGCACGATTTTAGACCGAGTTACAGGTCGATACCGACTTGGATAAGCAGGCTTCCCAAGCGTCCGGTAGTGGCTGCCTTTACTGCTACGGCCACGCAAGCTGTCAAAGAGGATATCAGCACACTTTTAGAACTTTATCATCCAAGGTCCTATGTGTCAGGCGTTGACCGTGAAAATCTTATTTACAGGGTTGTAAAACCCCACAGTAAATTTGACTACTTATCCAAGTGGCTTAAGGATATACCCAAAGAACATACAGGGATCATCTACTGTGCGACAAGAAAATCAGTAGAGCAAGTCGCCGGTAAGCTAGTGAAAGAGGGAATTGCCGCTGGGTTTTACCACGGTGGGCTAGACCCTGTGACTAGAAACCGCGTTCAAGATGAGTTCATGCTCGATCAAAAGCGGATCATCGTGGCGACCAATGCATTTGGTATGGGCGTTGATAAGCCGGATGTCCGATTTGTCATTCACTACAACATGCCTAAAAACATGGAAGCCTATTATCAGGAAGCCGGTCGTGCCGGTCGTGACGGTGAAGAGAGCGATTGTATCCTGATGTATGACTCATCGGATATCGTCAAGCAGAAGATGCTTATCACTCAAAACAGCACCGACCGTGAACGTCTGACGATACAGATGACCAACCTTCAGACACTTATCGATTATTGCAACACAAACAACTGCCTAAGGGGAGAAATTCAGCATTATTTCGGCGAAACGATAGAAACAATCCACTGCAACAGTTGCAGCAACTGCTTGGATGAATCTGAAGAAATAGACTGTACAGAGTCGGCCCAAAAGATACTGTCTTGCATCTATAGAATGGGGCAACGCTTTGGAATCAACCTGGTTGTCGAAGTGTTAAGAGGTGCGAAAACCCAAAAGGTGAAGACATTCAAGTTTGATGAGCTTTCCACTTACGGTCTTCTCAAACACGAGTCTATCCCAGTAGTAAAAGAACTCATCATGTTCTTGATCGCCAAAGGACATATACTGATGAGCACCGACGAGTTTCCGGTGCTGAAGCTCAGCGGTAGTGCGCGAGACGTGTTAAAGGGCAGTGAAAAGATTGTAATGAAGCAGACAAGACTTGATATCAAAGAGAAGAAGACCTCTAAGAAGAGAGCATCAACCCATGCGGGTCACCCAGAACTCTATGACATACTTGTCTCTCAACGAGCGGAGATCGCACAGGCAAAGGGAGTTCCTCTTTATGTCGTGTTCGCCAATGCGGTTTTAAGCGATCTTGCGAGTTACCTGCCTACGACCAAAGAAGAATTTTTAAAAATCAAGGGAATCGGAGAAAAGAAATACGACACGTACGGTGAAACCTTCATGTCCCTTATCAGAGATTATGTAAGCGAAAAAAAGATAAACCCCGATGAGGTGCTTGTGGAAGAAATTGAAGTGGTTTCTTTAGACGAGAGTCCCAATAAGGGGCTCTCTCATGATGAAAAGTACGATTTGACGCTACGCTATTATCAGAGTGGATTATCGATAGAGGAGATTGCTGCAAAATGGGGATACCAGGCGACGACCATTGTCGGTCACCTGGAAAAACTAGAAGAGAAGGGTCACCGAATCGAGTGGGACGACCTAGTGGACGAGACTGTCGAAATCGAGGTGCTTAAAGCGATCGACGGTGTAGGTCTTGCGGCATTAAAACCAATTAAGGACGCGCTACCCGATAAAATAAGTTATACTGATATTAGAACGGTTATCGCAAAAAATAAATTGAAATAA
- a CDS encoding S41 family peptidase, with product MLKKLKKLETIDSETKHWIRKSIIRRNLTIFVLIIFMLGYFGIAYRNYMTTYELYDVMSYFIDWNVLEARIDEVIDEDLYVEEYDWAPFEGTDDLSTYDRFHLYATQLILNDVNSHLDGMMQYYNYIESNAAVEKYDDYLANTETFYASTIGSDFYLGVYSFEERHTDDILDYAGPINVANRLFIDLRDNPGGYMVYAFEMIDLFLEKDIPILSDVQYGIDGNEDVYEEVTLTEAKLKPKEIVILVDEYTASSAEIVTYALNAHLDNVTIVGQNTYGKGISTLTFDNYYGANITVLSSYFNMYNRDGSKTSYQNEGIPAEIEYVWKSEEYDENYKKLIADMNRLIDGN from the coding sequence ATGTTAAAAAAGTTAAAAAAACTTGAAACCATAGATAGTGAGACCAAACACTGGATCAGAAAGAGTATCATAAGACGCAACTTAACGATATTCGTACTGATTATTTTTATGCTTGGCTATTTCGGAATCGCTTATAGAAATTACATGACGACCTATGAACTGTACGACGTGATGAGCTATTTTATCGATTGGAACGTGTTGGAGGCTAGAATCGATGAGGTGATTGACGAGGATCTTTACGTTGAAGAATACGACTGGGCTCCTTTTGAGGGGACTGACGACCTGAGTACCTATGACCGGTTTCATCTTTATGCGACACAGTTGATTCTCAATGATGTCAATTCGCATCTTGACGGCATGATGCAATATTACAACTATATCGAAAGCAATGCCGCAGTGGAGAAGTATGACGACTATCTCGCCAATACAGAGACTTTTTACGCATCGACGATAGGAAGCGATTTTTATTTAGGTGTTTATAGCTTTGAAGAGAGGCATACGGATGATATTTTGGATTATGCAGGTCCTATCAACGTTGCAAACAGGCTGTTTATCGATTTACGAGACAATCCAGGCGGCTATATGGTGTACGCCTTTGAGATGATCGACTTGTTCCTTGAGAAGGATATTCCGATTCTTTCGGATGTGCAATATGGTATTGACGGCAACGAGGACGTCTATGAGGAAGTGACCTTGACTGAAGCCAAGCTTAAACCCAAGGAGATTGTGATTCTTGTAGATGAGTATACAGCATCTTCTGCTGAAATAGTGACTTATGCCTTAAACGCCCATCTTGACAATGTGACCATAGTTGGCCAGAATACCTATGGCAAAGGGATCTCGACACTAACGTTTGACAACTACTATGGCGCGAATATCACTGTACTGAGCTCTTACTTCAATATGTATAACCGCGACGGATCGAAGACTTCTTATCAGAACGAGGGGATTCCAGCTGAGATAGAGTATGTTTGGAAAAGTGAGGAGTACGATGAGAATTATAAGAAACTGATTGCAGACATGAATCGACTGATCGATGGAAATTAG
- a CDS encoding sodium:alanine symporter family protein, which produces MSFNGIVDFLNGIIWSSWLIWLCLGTGIFFSIIMKFPQVRLIKDMVTQLFSGGDSESGVSSFQSFAMALGGRVGTGNIAGVASAIGFGGPGAVFWMWAIAFLGAGSAYIESALAQVYKEKMDGEYRGGPSYYIEKGLGQRWYAVLFALSAIVACGFFLPGIQANSIAVAMNTAFNIPVAITGAIVAALLGLIIFGGVKRIGKAAEVIVPFMAIAYIIVAVIIIVLNFDKIPGVFSLIWTHAWSAKAATGAVIGQAIMWGVKRGIYSNEAGQGTGPMAAAAAEVSHPAKQGLVQAFSVYVDTLFVCSATAFMILITGMYNIYDTAGNILVENIAGVEPGPAFTQMALDSFIPGFGSSFIAIALFFFAFTTLMAYYYYAESNVAYIARNFKNHKLVFNLTRVALLVMTFVGSINSAGAVWALGDIGVGLMAWLNIVAILLLTKVGVATLKDYESQKKLGLDPVFNPEALGIKNADFWMDKLSKPSKTKIEKTS; this is translated from the coding sequence ATGAGTTTCAATGGTATTGTTGATTTTTTAAATGGCATCATATGGTCTAGCTGGTTGATTTGGCTCTGCCTAGGCACAGGTATCTTCTTTTCAATTATTATGAAGTTTCCACAAGTACGTCTTATCAAGGATATGGTCACACAACTATTCAGCGGTGGAGATTCAGAGTCCGGCGTATCGTCATTCCAAAGTTTTGCAATGGCACTTGGTGGCCGTGTTGGTACAGGTAACATCGCTGGTGTTGCTTCTGCAATTGGATTCGGTGGTCCTGGTGCGGTATTCTGGATGTGGGCTATCGCATTCTTAGGAGCGGGTTCTGCTTATATCGAGTCGGCTCTGGCTCAAGTCTATAAGGAAAAGATGGATGGAGAATACAGAGGCGGACCTTCTTACTACATTGAAAAAGGTTTAGGACAAAGATGGTATGCGGTATTGTTCGCACTTTCTGCAATCGTCGCATGTGGTTTCTTCCTACCTGGTATTCAGGCAAACAGTATCGCTGTTGCGATGAATACGGCCTTTAATATTCCTGTAGCGATTACTGGCGCTATCGTCGCCGCGCTTCTTGGTCTTATCATCTTTGGCGGCGTTAAGAGAATCGGTAAAGCAGCTGAAGTCATCGTTCCATTTATGGCAATCGCCTATATTATCGTCGCAGTAATCATTATTGTTCTTAACTTTGATAAAATCCCAGGCGTGTTCAGTCTGATCTGGACACATGCGTGGTCTGCTAAAGCTGCGACTGGCGCGGTAATCGGGCAGGCGATCATGTGGGGCGTCAAGCGCGGTATCTACTCAAATGAAGCAGGTCAGGGTACAGGTCCTATGGCGGCTGCGGCTGCAGAAGTATCTCACCCAGCAAAGCAAGGTCTAGTACAAGCTTTCTCGGTTTATGTAGATACGCTGTTTGTTTGTTCAGCTACAGCATTCATGATACTGATCACAGGTATGTACAACATCTATGATACAGCGGGTAACATCCTTGTTGAAAACATAGCTGGAGTAGAACCTGGTCCGGCGTTTACTCAAATGGCGCTTGATTCCTTCATTCCTGGATTCGGTAGTTCCTTTATCGCAATCGCACTTTTCTTCTTTGCATTTACAACACTTATGGCTTACTACTACTATGCCGAATCGAATGTGGCGTATATAGCAAGAAACTTTAAAAATCATAAGCTTGTCTTTAACCTTACACGTGTCGCACTTCTTGTCATGACATTCGTAGGATCTATCAACTCTGCAGGAGCGGTTTGGGCACTTGGCGATATCGGCGTTGGCCTGATGGCATGGCTCAATATTGTCGCTATACTCTTATTGACAAAAGTTGGTGTTGCAACGCTTAAAGATTATGAAAGCCAGAAGAAGTTAGGTCTTGATCCTGTATTTAATCCTGAAGCGCTAGGCATTAAGAATGCTGACTTCTGGATGGATAAGCTATCAAAACCATCAAAAACTAAAATTGAAAAAACTAGTTAA
- a CDS encoding sigma-54 dependent transcriptional regulator: protein MSEHIFKILIVDDEQHYCDVLSLILKGEGHHVSYTTKATDALDMLEKEFFDLVLSDFFMQDMNGFDLLKEIKKDHSDTEVIIITGYGSIKNAVEAMKKGAFSYYIKSHDPEELIFEVEKVKRISELKMKISQPAVTGQYLMQSKNPKMKKAIDLIDKVAVSNANILLLGESGVGKEAFAAYIHEKSTRKGNNFVPVNCHAYSMTLLESELFGHEKGAYTGATETRIGKFESADGGTLFLDEIGDATADMQLKMLRVLDTKRIERIGSNQLIDVNFRLVCATNRKLDEMIAAGEFREDFFYRISTFTIEIPPLRERKEDIIQMVHFFVSKLSNDMKKPVNGIDDELLVFLKNYDFPGNIRELKNMIERLIVLSGDGILRKEDLFLSTPKKVNQTFQSLKEFRKNQEKSYIHSVLKANNQHLTKSAEILGITRRQLFNKIQELEIEIEK, encoded by the coding sequence ATGAGTGAACATATATTTAAGATTTTGATTGTGGATGATGAACAACATTATTGTGATGTGCTTTCTTTGATACTCAAGGGAGAAGGACATCATGTAAGTTATACCACCAAAGCCACAGATGCGCTCGATATGCTGGAAAAAGAGTTTTTTGATCTGGTGCTGAGTGACTTTTTCATGCAGGATATGAATGGTTTCGATCTTTTAAAAGAAATTAAAAAAGACCATTCCGATACAGAAGTAATCATCATTACAGGTTACGGAAGCATAAAGAATGCTGTGGAGGCGATGAAGAAAGGTGCGTTTTCCTACTATATCAAATCACACGATCCTGAGGAGCTGATCTTCGAAGTTGAAAAGGTAAAGAGGATCTCAGAACTTAAAATGAAAATAAGTCAGCCGGCGGTCACGGGCCAATATTTGATGCAGTCGAAGAATCCAAAAATGAAAAAGGCGATTGACCTGATCGACAAGGTCGCTGTGAGCAACGCCAATATTCTATTGCTCGGGGAGTCGGGCGTCGGAAAGGAAGCCTTTGCCGCTTATATCCATGAAAAATCGACTAGAAAAGGGAACAACTTCGTGCCGGTCAACTGCCATGCCTATTCGATGACGCTTCTTGAGTCCGAACTGTTCGGACACGAGAAAGGTGCCTATACGGGTGCTACTGAAACACGAATAGGGAAGTTTGAATCCGCAGATGGAGGAACACTCTTTTTAGATGAAATTGGAGATGCCACTGCAGATATGCAGCTTAAGATGCTGAGGGTACTGGACACAAAACGTATTGAAAGAATCGGTTCGAACCAGTTGATCGATGTGAATTTCAGACTGGTATGCGCGACGAATAGAAAATTAGATGAAATGATTGCAGCAGGTGAGTTCAGGGAGGACTTCTTTTATAGGATCAGCACCTTCACGATTGAAATCCCCCCGCTCAGGGAAAGAAAAGAAGACATCATCCAAATGGTTCATTTTTTCGTTTCAAAACTGTCCAATGATATGAAAAAGCCTGTGAATGGTATCGATGATGAACTGTTGGTATTTTTGAAAAATTACGATTTCCCTGGGAATATCCGTGAGCTGAAAAATATGATCGAAAGACTTATCGTGTTATCTGGTGACGGCATACTTAGAAAAGAAGATTTGTTCTTGTCGACACCCAAAAAGGTAAATCAGACATTCCAAAGTCTTAAGGAGTTCAGAAAAAACCAGGAGAAAAGTTATATTCATTCTGTCTTAAAAGCGAATAATCAACATTTGACGAAATCAGCAGAGATACTTGGGATTACAAGAAGACAATTATTTAATAAAATTCAGGAACTTGAAATCGAAATCGAGAAGTAA
- a CDS encoding transporter substrate-binding domain-containing protein, translating into MKKKFLSVTFVLIVTWLFFANQFIRSNYHMNIFQYFNNDHQLTESDRQFLKDHGPIVYASDNNSPPLRYYDKEAGQYRGVVIDYVKALAIELETEIEMRPMIWDDALEALKRGETDICDMYSSDARAEIYLFSDPVYYQRGVILISNDNDSVLNAADLNGLTVAVQKGDYVVDFLNRETEFVNLIYTVDYEESVRLVKEGKVDAMAGDEPVISYFTNILEMNEDFRIVDEPLYELPSVLSLYKSDKRLQSIINKGIYALTQKGTVNKIQQKWFGISTPISSSNQTDRLTLAILSAGLVTIVIVMLVVLWNFELKRFVDERTRELAINKDNLQTIIDGLSHMIVVVAPDFKIWSGNKRFYSMFEIHDLNTDHYLDRILPGFSDEFKDKFSSNSTSFEHMMQGQTYQVTPYTIEYAEFQGNATLLMFEDVTDKKIHESRLLQDNKMAAIGQLATGVAHEIRNPLGLIRNYAFLLRRNKDDKDLLRKSLSVIEESVDKASAIIDNLLNFSRLSNDELSQVKIDKLIRDIINLNDKLMNRQQIVCRLKLEPTAISTQEESLKAILLNIINNAIDAIPKKGQITIWLKRMDETVQIHIIDNGEGMSEETKEKLFEPFYTTKNVGEGTGLGLYIVYSELAKINGTINVITKPGVGTTFKINLKIGEQVDE; encoded by the coding sequence ATGAAAAAGAAATTTTTAAGTGTGACATTCGTGTTGATTGTGACCTGGTTGTTCTTTGCCAATCAGTTTATCCGTTCGAACTATCATATGAATATCTTTCAGTACTTCAATAACGACCATCAGTTGACGGAGTCGGACCGTCAATTTTTAAAAGATCACGGACCCATCGTTTACGCATCCGACAACAATTCTCCACCGCTTAGATACTACGACAAGGAAGCTGGCCAGTACAGAGGCGTAGTGATTGATTATGTAAAGGCACTCGCCATAGAGCTTGAGACAGAAATCGAAATGAGACCGATGATCTGGGATGACGCACTTGAAGCCTTAAAAAGAGGGGAGACAGACATTTGTGACATGTATTCTTCGGATGCGCGCGCTGAAATCTATCTGTTCTCTGATCCGGTGTATTATCAACGTGGAGTGATTTTGATTTCGAACGATAATGATAGCGTATTAAATGCCGCCGATCTAAATGGGCTCACTGTTGCTGTTCAAAAAGGCGACTATGTGGTTGACTTTCTTAATAGGGAGACAGAGTTCGTAAATCTTATTTATACGGTGGATTATGAAGAAAGTGTCCGATTGGTCAAAGAAGGAAAAGTGGATGCGATGGCAGGTGATGAGCCGGTTATCAGTTATTTTACCAATATACTTGAGATGAACGAAGACTTTAGAATCGTAGATGAGCCGCTTTATGAATTGCCTTCAGTCTTAAGCCTCTATAAAAGCGATAAGCGGCTGCAGTCGATCATCAACAAGGGCATCTACGCTTTAACTCAAAAGGGAACAGTCAACAAAATTCAGCAAAAGTGGTTTGGAATCTCAACACCGATTTCAAGCAGCAATCAGACGGATAGGTTGACACTTGCAATTCTTAGCGCAGGTCTTGTCACAATTGTGATTGTCATGCTTGTTGTCTTGTGGAATTTTGAATTAAAACGATTTGTGGACGAACGAACCCGCGAGCTCGCAATCAATAAAGATAATTTACAGACCATCATCGATGGGCTCAGCCACATGATTGTGGTGGTCGCTCCAGACTTTAAGATATGGTCGGGAAATAAACGGTTCTATTCTATGTTTGAGATACACGATTTAAACACGGATCACTATTTGGATCGGATCTTACCTGGATTCAGCGATGAATTTAAGGACAAGTTCTCTTCCAATTCCACTTCGTTTGAACATATGATGCAGGGACAGACCTACCAGGTGACACCCTATACCATTGAGTACGCAGAATTTCAGGGAAACGCCACTCTCTTGATGTTTGAAGATGTAACAGACAAAAAGATTCATGAGTCAAGGCTTTTACAAGACAATAAGATGGCGGCTATCGGTCAGCTTGCAACGGGTGTTGCGCACGAAATTAGAAATCCTCTTGGTCTGATCAGGAACTACGCCTTTCTGTTAAGAAGAAACAAGGATGACAAGGACCTGCTGAGAAAGTCCCTTAGCGTGATTGAGGAGTCTGTAGACAAGGCTTCGGCGATTATTGACAACCTACTCAATTTTTCGAGGCTGTCAAACGATGAGTTGAGCCAGGTCAAGATCGATAAACTGATTCGGGATATCATCAATCTCAACGATAAGCTGATGAACAGACAGCAGATCGTTTGCAGACTCAAACTTGAACCGACGGCGATCAGTACTCAAGAGGAGTCGCTTAAGGCGATTTTATTGAACATCATCAACAATGCGATCGATGCCATACCCAAAAAAGGGCAGATTACCATATGGCTAAAGCGCATGGATGAAACCGTTCAGATTCACATAATCGATAACGGAGAAGGAATGTCAGAAGAAACCAAAGAAAAGCTCTTTGAGCCTTTTTATACAACTAAGAATGTTGGTGAGGGTACCGGGTTAGGTCTTTACATTGTCTATAGCGAACTTGCAAAGATCAATGGTACGATCAATGTGATCACCAAGCCAGGAGTAGGTACGACATTTAAAATCAACTTGAAGATTGGGGAACAGGTCGATGAGTGA
- the truA gene encoding tRNA pseudouridine(38-40) synthase TruA — translation MQNIKMVVAYDGRKYIGFAKKKNNPEKSIQYKIESILQKLYEEEIEVISSINTDAGVHAKGQVVNFNVTTNHMSEPELFEYFEKYLPDDIIVLSLSIVDDRFHSRYNVESLTYEYRLWKCDAPYRPLFERKYVNVQEQKLNVSKMKIAAEKFVGQHDFMAFTANKKAKNSVKEIFALDVSETKNEVVISITADGFLVNMERIIVGTLVQIGIGQLPVNTVDRAFETSATKFVGHKAMADALTLVRVNY, via the coding sequence ATGCAAAATATTAAAATGGTAGTTGCTTACGATGGTAGAAAATATATCGGATTCGCAAAAAAGAAGAATAATCCAGAAAAGAGCATTCAATATAAGATTGAATCGATATTGCAAAAGCTTTATGAAGAAGAGATAGAAGTGATAAGTTCGATTAACACTGATGCGGGTGTCCATGCAAAGGGGCAGGTCGTAAACTTTAACGTGACGACGAATCACATGAGCGAACCTGAGTTGTTCGAGTATTTTGAAAAGTATCTTCCAGACGATATCATCGTGTTATCGCTTAGCATCGTGGATGACAGGTTCCACAGCAGATACAATGTAGAGTCGTTGACTTACGAGTACAGATTATGGAAGTGCGACGCACCTTATCGTCCTTTGTTTGAAAGAAAATATGTCAACGTTCAGGAACAGAAGCTGAATGTAAGCAAAATGAAGATCGCTGCAGAAAAGTTTGTCGGTCAACACGATTTTATGGCATTCACGGCCAATAAGAAGGCTAAGAACTCTGTAAAGGAAATATTCGCACTTGATGTGAGCGAAACCAAGAACGAAGTTGTGATCAGCATCACAGCAGACGGGTTTTTAGTGAACATGGAAAGAATCATCGTTGGAACATTGGTGCAAATCGGAATCGGTCAGCTACCTGTCAATACTGTGGACAGGGCGTTTGAAACAAGTGCTACAAAATTTGTAGGGCACAAGGCGATGGCTGACGCATTGACCCTCGTAAGAGTGAATTATTAG